A genomic segment from Deltaproteobacteria bacterium encodes:
- a CDS encoding isoprenyl transferase produces MTDKRLPELAKHLKRELMPNHVAIIMDGNGRWAKSRGRPRVFGHRCGADSVRAVVEAADQLGIKVLSLYAFSEENWGRPSHEVLAIMTLLNTYLLKEREELRANNVQLRVMGRIERLPEKSQKILRETQEFLGDCNGLVLNIALSYGGRSEIVDACRSVARRVQSGELALQDINADVVAGAMYNCDLPAPDLLIRTSGEQRLSNFMLWQMAYTEFYFTDIHWPDFRKDQLVQALYEYTSRQRRFGLLAEDADPAARSGEVACDEMPLTAECHD; encoded by the coding sequence ATGACTGACAAGCGGCTTCCGGAATTGGCAAAACATCTTAAGCGCGAGCTTATGCCGAACCATGTTGCCATCATCATGGACGGTAACGGGCGATGGGCTAAGTCGCGCGGTCGTCCGCGTGTATTTGGCCACCGGTGTGGTGCAGACAGTGTCCGTGCGGTGGTGGAAGCCGCCGATCAGCTTGGGATCAAGGTGCTATCTCTTTACGCCTTTAGTGAGGAAAACTGGGGGCGACCTTCGCACGAAGTCCTGGCCATCATGACACTACTCAACACGTATCTTTTGAAGGAGCGTGAGGAGCTTCGGGCCAATAACGTGCAGCTGCGCGTCATGGGGCGTATTGAGCGCCTACCAGAAAAATCACAAAAAATACTGCGGGAAACACAGGAGTTTCTCGGCGATTGTAACGGGCTTGTCCTCAATATTGCGCTCAGCTACGGCGGCCGGTCCGAAATTGTCGACGCTTGTCGTAGTGTGGCTAGACGCGTTCAGTCAGGCGAGTTGGCGCTGCAAGACATCAATGCCGATGTCGTGGCTGGGGCTATGTACAACTGTGACCTGCCCGCACCTGATCTGCTCATTCGCACAAGTGGTGAGCAGCGGCTTTCCAACTTCATGCTGTGGCAAATGGCGTATACGGAGTTTTATTTTACCGATATCCATTGGCCTGATTTTCGCAAGGATCAGCTCGTGCAGGCTCTGTACGAGTATACCAGTCGCCAGCGCCGCTTTGGTCTTCTGGCAGAGGATGCCGACCCAGCAGCGCGCAGCGGCGAGGTCGCTTGTGACGAGATGCCACTAACTGCTGAGTGCCACGACTGA
- a CDS encoding AI-2E family transporter: MATPRRLQSWPSWLRLVGVTSLVTKTGSGVTASSRRSGPVSEENQSDQNQNGNQTLDWTGLRRLLWFSVAVLGLFLVTATVYGALMLPILVGAFLTYLLLPLVDGLERRGVPRNIAALSLILGSTALIIFGVFKLVPVLYQQMLLIGHLLPDAARVVQQHWLPVISHQLADLGVISPDDFSEVFGASHLIGRLTQHAQANIVGIWKTGTSVAGGIVYLVLLPVLHFFMLKDYPIIAKTAGDLVPRDLQPSVRRLLAVTNRTFRSVLKGQAIVAGILGVLYIIGFNIVGLQSAFLIGMVAGICRIIPYLDVVVGGVLSAIVLLSNFSGWGQVLGVISVFIVVQAVDGALVTPRVLGDRVGIYPLVLLLSVLAFADWFGFWGVLLAVPVSAMIKVLLVAIKPYYLRSRAYGGGKASQ; encoded by the coding sequence TTGGCTACACCCAGGCGGCTGCAGTCATGGCCATCCTGGCTGAGGCTGGTTGGAGTCACGTCACTTGTCACAAAGACTGGGAGCGGCGTGACCGCGTCATCCAGGCGGAGTGGGCCGGTGAGTGAAGAAAATCAGAGCGACCAGAATCAGAATGGGAATCAGACTCTAGACTGGACGGGACTGCGGCGCTTGCTATGGTTTTCCGTGGCCGTCTTGGGTCTCTTTCTCGTCACGGCGACGGTCTATGGCGCTTTGATGCTGCCTATTTTAGTGGGCGCATTTTTGACCTATCTGTTGCTGCCACTCGTTGACGGACTGGAGCGTCGCGGTGTGCCGCGCAACATAGCCGCTTTAAGTTTGATCCTTGGATCCACGGCGCTGATTATTTTTGGTGTCTTCAAGCTGGTACCAGTGCTGTATCAGCAGATGCTCCTCATCGGACATTTACTTCCCGATGCAGCACGCGTCGTGCAGCAGCATTGGCTGCCGGTAATCAGTCACCAGCTTGCTGATCTCGGTGTCATCAGTCCCGATGATTTTTCTGAAGTCTTTGGCGCTAGCCATCTCATCGGGCGTCTGACGCAACATGCGCAGGCGAACATCGTTGGGATTTGGAAGACAGGAACGTCGGTCGCTGGCGGCATAGTCTATCTGGTGCTCTTGCCAGTGCTCCATTTTTTCATGCTGAAGGACTATCCGATCATCGCTAAGACAGCAGGTGATTTGGTGCCGCGGGATCTACAACCGTCGGTACGCCGGTTACTTGCTGTCACCAATCGGACCTTTCGTAGTGTGCTTAAGGGGCAAGCGATTGTCGCAGGGATCCTCGGGGTTCTTTACATTATCGGCTTCAACATTGTTGGCTTGCAGTCCGCCTTTCTGATTGGGATGGTGGCCGGAATTTGCCGCATCATCCCCTATCTCGATGTGGTGGTTGGTGGGGTTCTCAGTGCGATTGTCCTACTGTCCAATTTCAGTGGTTGGGGGCAGGTTCTGGGTGTGATCTCGGTGTTTATCGTTGTGCAAGCGGTAGACGGGGCTTTGGTCACGCCTCGAGTCTTAGGCGACAGAGTTGGGATCTATCCTCTAGTGCTACTGCTCTCGGTGCTCGCCTTTGCAGATTGGTTTGGCTTTTGGGGCGTGCTTCTGGCAGTGCCCGTCTCGGCCATGATCAAAGTCCTGCTCGTGGCGATTAAGCCGTACTATTTGCGGTCGCGCGCATATGGCGGAGGCAAAGCTTCACAGTGA